The Desulfovibrio desulfuricans DSM 642 genome contains a region encoding:
- a CDS encoding glycosyltransferase translates to MTPRANIQPVCCDDLPVYASPTDQELRLVEESGLFDEAWYRRCYLLGRAATLPPLVHFLRYGPRKGYRPNEFFDPLLYLSAFPDALASGCNPLLHFLQHLDKDFYASSSDQRAQLPQYTKPPLAVLMSVFNGEAHLKEAVESILGQTFSNFIFLIIDNASEDATAAILAEYARNDSRIRVVTNESNLGQTGALNKGLALVDTPYVARIDADDIALPDRFYRQLVFMEGHPEVVALGGSILGINKDGTPNGWSWRPPCTPEMIDLDINTWQGRAVPHPAAMFRTEALQKVKGYCPALNYVQDFDLWHRLRENGCAIASIAGEPLLLYRQYERANSDRNATKALEHVLALIACDKRNNGEPDPLEHITKPTIELAQSLLAPGTSGAFAWLALLPEIQSEDKKELIIPALRNALPYPEAMPAGFPLDAVLRWYAEEYPHQACQALSQAAPDIKEKMQKMLTKAELHSLASCALRHTFVPLPVPQCIPVQNSNICNANCVFCQYSLNIDKKRIMSFELFKKIADDFYKERKDGIIHFIGTGEVFTDRNIVEKIAYTKSLGLKAYITTNGTLFHKWNLVERTLSLHPERIYISTPGFSADAYATLFGVNNYDEFFPALINFFQYKEKNCPQTHIGFGFRSNRTYEDVVNDDDYKKYVKYFVDNKIIFNELNRFEFDSWSGQIFSKAGSKIKIVDHSNTQSLCKKLYAPQLSVLADGSLKLCGCIYIKTEYDSMVIGNLASQTISECLSQESIHTMFKNYLIDKEIPEICRQCTRGHDR, encoded by the coding sequence ATGACCCCCCGCGCCAACATCCAGCCCGTTTGCTGCGATGACCTTCCCGTGTATGCCTCCCCCACAGATCAGGAACTGCGTCTGGTGGAAGAAAGCGGGCTATTTGACGAGGCCTGGTACAGGCGCTGTTATCTTTTGGGACGGGCCGCCACCCTTCCGCCCCTGGTGCATTTTTTGCGCTACGGCCCCAGAAAAGGTTATCGCCCTAACGAATTTTTTGATCCACTCCTGTATCTGAGCGCCTTTCCGGACGCTTTGGCCTCTGGGTGCAATCCCCTGCTCCACTTTCTGCAGCATCTGGATAAAGATTTTTATGCCAGCAGCAGCGACCAGAGGGCACAGCTCCCGCAGTACACCAAACCGCCCCTTGCGGTTCTTATGAGTGTATTCAACGGAGAGGCGCACCTCAAAGAAGCCGTGGAAAGCATTTTGGGCCAAACATTTTCCAACTTCATTTTCCTGATCATCGACAACGCTTCAGAGGATGCTACGGCAGCTATTCTAGCCGAGTACGCGCGCAATGATTCGCGCATCCGGGTTGTGACAAACGAGAGCAATCTCGGACAAACAGGCGCCCTGAACAAGGGGCTTGCTCTAGTGGATACGCCCTATGTCGCCCGGATAGACGCAGACGACATAGCCCTGCCCGACCGGTTTTACCGTCAACTTGTTTTTATGGAGGGCCATCCGGAGGTGGTGGCCCTTGGTGGCAGCATCCTTGGCATTAACAAGGACGGAACCCCGAATGGCTGGTCATGGCGCCCCCCCTGCACCCCGGAGATGATCGACCTCGATATTAACACATGGCAGGGACGCGCCGTTCCTCACCCAGCCGCCATGTTTCGGACTGAAGCGCTGCAAAAAGTGAAGGGATACTGCCCGGCGCTGAACTATGTGCAGGATTTCGACTTGTGGCATCGGCTGCGTGAAAACGGCTGCGCCATCGCCAGCATAGCGGGGGAACCCTTGCTGCTCTATCGGCAGTATGAGCGCGCCAATTCAGACAGAAACGCCACAAAGGCACTGGAACATGTACTGGCGCTCATAGCCTGCGACAAACGGAATAATGGTGAACCAGATCCCTTGGAACACATAACAAAACCCACCATAGAACTGGCGCAAAGCTTGCTTGCCCCAGGCACATCCGGCGCTTTTGCATGGCTTGCCTTGCTGCCGGAGATACAGAGCGAAGACAAGAAAGAACTCATAATCCCCGCTCTACGCAACGCCCTGCCCTATCCGGAAGCCATGCCTGCGGGCTTTCCGCTGGATGCCGTTCTGCGCTGGTATGCGGAAGAATACCCGCACCAGGCCTGTCAGGCCTTGAGCCAGGCCGCCCCTGACATAAAAGAAAAAATGCAAAAAATGCTCACCAAGGCAGAGCTGCACTCCCTAGCAAGCTGCGCACTGCGGCACACGTTTGTTCCCCTGCCGGTTCCCCAGTGTATCCCTGTTCAGAATAGCAATATATGCAATGCAAACTGCGTTTTTTGCCAATACAGCCTGAATATTGATAAAAAACGCATAATGTCTTTTGAACTTTTTAAGAAAATTGCTGACGACTTTTATAAAGAAAGAAAGGATGGGATCATCCATTTTATAGGAACAGGGGAAGTTTTTACCGATAGAAACATTGTTGAAAAAATAGCGTATACAAAAAGTCTTGGCCTCAAGGCATATATAACAACAAATGGAACGCTCTTTCACAAATGGAACCTTGTGGAAAGGACACTGAGTCTTCATCCGGAACGCATATATATCTCAACGCCTGGATTTTCTGCTGATGCTTATGCCACATTGTTTGGCGTTAACAATTACGATGAATTCTTTCCTGCGCTTATCAACTTTTTTCAGTATAAAGAAAAAAATTGTCCACAGACGCATATCGGCTTTGGCTTCCGTTCCAACCGCACATATGAGGATGTCGTTAACGATGATGACTACAAAAAATATGTAAAATATTTTGTTGATAACAAAATCATCTTCAACGAGCTGAACCGGTTTGAGTTTGACAGCTGGTCTGGACAAATTTTTTCCAAGGCCGGTTCTAAAATAAAGATTGTCGACCACAGCAATACTCAAAGCCTGTGCAAAAAACTGTATGCGCCACAATTAAGCGTCCTTGCCGATGGAAGCTTGAAGTTATGCGGATGCATATATATTAAAACAGAATATGACAGCATGGTGATAGGCAATCTTGCATCACAAACAATCTCGGAATGCCTTAGCCAGGAATCTATTCATACAATGTTTAAAAATTATTTGATAGATAAAGAGATACCCGAGATATGCCGTCAATGCACGCGAGGCCATGACCGATGA